From the Lolium rigidum isolate FL_2022 chromosome 2, APGP_CSIRO_Lrig_0.1, whole genome shotgun sequence genome, one window contains:
- the LOC124686646 gene encoding premnaspirodiene oxygenase-like, translating to MAAVLPLCLLLVLLLAIPLLFLKTRRPPPAVRLPPGPWALPVIGHLHHLAGALPHRALRDLARRHGPLMMLRLGELDAVVASSPDAAREIMKTHGASFASRPMTCIQQMAYGDDEGLIFAPYGEAWRQLRKICTVELLSSRRVQSFSSVREEELGRLLRSVAASASSPVNLTEGISAYVADATVRAIVGSQFKQRDAYLKMLHDGLEIVPGMTLPDIFPSSRLVRFFSSVPGRMLRHSQGMKQFMDAIIQEHQESRMSGGGDGGDREEKDLLDVLLRLQKEANSEYPLTTDNIKTVMLDMFGAGSETAATTLQWAMAELIRNPRVMRKAQDEVRQHFAGQGKVTEAGLAHLHYLRVVVKETLRMRPPAPLLLPRVCGSPCQVLGFDVPEGAMVMVNAWAIGMDPAHWDAPEEFAPERFERNGRDFKGADFEFLPFGAGRRICPGMAFGLAHVEIALAALLFHFDWELPGGMAAGDLDMTEQFGVTTSLRSDLVVVAVPRVPVPTE from the exons ATGGCCGCCGTGCTCCCGCTCTGCCTTCTTCTCGTGCTTCTCCTCGCCATCCCGCTCCTCTTCCTGAAGACCAGGCGCCCGCCGCCTGCCGTGCGGCTCCCGCCGGGGCCGTGGGCGCTGCCGGTCATCGGCCACCTGCACCATCTGGCGGGCGCGCTCCCGCACCGCGCGCTGCGCGACCTGGCGCGGCGCCACGGCCCGCTCATGATGCTCCGCCTCGGCGAGCTCGACGCCGTGGTGGCGTCGTCCCCGGACGCGGCGCGCGAGATCATGAAGACCCACGGCGCCTCCTTCGCGTCCAGGCCGATGACCTGCATCCAGCAGATGGcgtacggcgacgacgagggcctcATCTTCGCGCCCTAcggcgaggcgtggcggcagctccGCAAGATATGCACCGTCGAGCTCCTCAGCTCCCGCCGGGTCCAGTCCTTCAGCTCCGTCCGCGAGGAGGagctcggccgcctcctccgctccgtcgcgGCCTCCGCTAGTTCGCCGGTGAACCTGACCGAGGGCATATCGGCCTACGTCGCGGACGCCACCGTGCGCGCCATCGTCGGCAGCCAGTTCAAGCAGCGGGACGCGTACCTGAAGATGCTGCACGACGGGCTCGAGATCGTGCCCGGGATGACCCTTCCCGACATCTTCCCCTCCTCGCGCCTCGTGCGGTTCTTCAGTAGCGTCCCCGGCCGGATGTTGCGCCATAGCCAGGGGATGAAACAATTCATGGACGCCATAATCCAGGAGCACCAGGAGAGCAGAATgtcgggtggcggcgacggcggcgacagaGAAGAAAAAGACTTGCTCGATGTCCTCCTGAGGCTCCAAAAGGAAGCTAACTCTGAATATCCGCTCACCACGGACAATATCAAAACCGTCATGCTG GACATGTTTGGCGCCGGGAGcgagacggcggcgacgacgctgCAGTGGGCGATGGCGGAGCTGATACGGAACCCGAGGGTGATGCGGAAGGCGCAGGACGAGGTCCGGCAACACTTCGCCGGCCAGGGCAAGGTGACCGAGGCCGGCCTGGCGCACCTGCACTACCTGCGGGTCGTCGTGAAGGAGACGCTCAGGATGCGCCCCCCGGCGCCGCTGCTTCTGCCGCGCGTGTGCGGCAGCCCGTGCCAGGTGCTCGGGTTCGACGTGCCGGAGGGCGCCATGGTGATGGTGAACGCGTGGGCGATCGGCATGGACCCGGCGCACTGGGACGCGCCGGAGGAGTTCGCGCCAGAGCGGTTCGAGAGGAACGGGAGGGACTTCAAGGGGGCGGACTTCGAGTTCCTGCCGTTCGGCGCCGGACGGCGGATCTGCCCCGGCATGGCGTTCGGGCTGGCGCACGTGGAGATCGCGCTCGCGGCGCTGCTGTTCCACTTCGACTGGGAGCTGCCGGGCGGGATGGCGGCCGGGGACCTGGACATGACGGAGCAGTTTGGTGTCACGACAAGTCTCCGGTCTgatctcgtcgtcgtcgccgtccctcGTGTCCCTGTGCCAACGGAGTAG